The genomic window AAATATAACGGTTTAATCTTTTTTTAAGCTGTAATAAACTTTAGTTAAGTTTGAAAAATAAGGTTTTTCAGTCCGTTTTTTGTATAACTTTGAATCAACAAAAAAACAAATTTATCCGCTATGAAAAAATTTTTAACCGCAATGTCTGTTGTTTTAGGACTGGGACTTGCAACGGCTCAGCACACTGCGGCGACCGTAAAAACTCAAACTGTAAAAACAGTAAAACCGGTTAAACAAATGACGCCTGCCACCACTGCAAAACCGGCTGCTGCCGTAAAACCTTCAGCTGCACCTGCTGCTGCGAAACTGAAGAAAGACGGAACTCCTGACAAAAGATATAAGGAAAACAAAAACCTGAAAAAGGACGGCACTCCTGATAAAAGGTACAAAGCCAATAAGTAATCAACATTATAGTTGTTATTTTCATAATCAAATTTCGAAGACCGATGTATTACTCATTCATCGGTTTTTTTGTGCCTTATTTTCTGAAAATGGCATACAATTCTTTAGTTATTTATAAATTTGGATCATGTTAAACTTTCTAAAGAAAAAAGCAGCTTTACTCTGGTCAAAAAAGCATGTCCGGGATGCGGAAGAATTTAAGAACAACGCAGAGCGGGATCAGGAAGACCTGCTTCTCTCGTTAACAGATGCTGCGAAGAAGACACTTTTCGGAAGGGAACATGATTTTGAAAATATCAGATCGGTAAAAGATTTCCAGGAACGGGTAAAAGTAGGCGATTACGAAATGCTTAAGCCCTACATCGAAAGGGTAAAAAAAGGCCAGGCCAATATCCTCTGGACCGACGTTCCCGAATATTTTGCCAAAACTTCCGGTACCACCTCCGGCTCCAAATATATTCCTATCTCCAAAGAAGGAATGCCTTTTCAGGTAAAAGGTGCCCAGAGTGCCCTGTTTCATTATATTGCCAAAAAAAACAATTCGGATTTCGTTAACGGAAAAATGATTTTTCTCCAGGGAAGCCCCGAGCTTGAAGAAGTTTTCGGAATAAAAACCGGCCGGCTTTCCGGGATTGTTGCCCATCATATTCCTCAATATTTACAGAAAAACAGGCTCCCGAGCTGGGAAACCAACATGATGGAAGACTGGGAAGCCAAAGTAGATAAGATTGTGGAGGAAACCGAAAAGGAAAACATGACCCTCATTTCGGGAATCCCGCCCTGGCTGATTATGTATTTTGAAAAGCTTACCGAAAAGCACGGAAAAAAAATAAAACAGATTTTTCCTAACCTCCAGCTTATCGTAACCGGCGGTGTAAATTACGAGCCGTACCGCGACAAAATGGAGGAACTCTTGGGCGGAGCAGTGGATATCGTGCAGACATTTCCGGCCTCGGAAGGATTTTTCGCTTTCCAGGATGATTATACAAAAGACGGATTGCTGCTCTTAACCAACCACGGGATTTTTTATGAATTTATTCCGCTGGAAGAATACGGAAAGCCGGATGCAAAACGACTGACCCTGAAAGAAGTGGAACTTAATAAGGATTATGCCCTTATTTTAACCACCAATTCCGGACTTTGGGCCTATTCAATCGGTGATGTGGTAAGGTTTATCGGCAAAAACCCTTACCGGATCCTGGTGAGTGGCAGGACCAAACACTTTACTTCGGCTTTCGGCGAGCATGTGATCGCCTTTGAAGTGGAAGAAGCGATAAAGGCCGCACTGGAAAAACACCCTGCCCAGATTACAGAATTCCATCTGGCACCCCAGGTAAATCCTTCGGAAGGACTTCCTCATCATGAATGGTTTATTGAATTTGAAAAAGAACCTGAGAATCCCGAACTTTTTAAACAGGAACTGGATGACCAGCTGAGAAAACGGAACACCTATTATAATGACCTGATTTCGGGAAATATTTTACAGAAGCTGCATATTGCAAAGCTACAGAAAAATGCTTTTCAGGAATATGCAAAATCCCAGGGCAAACTGGGAGGCCAGAATAAAATCCCCCGACTGGCCAATGACAGAAAAATCGCAGATTTGTTGGAAAAATATAAACTTTAATGACATTTTTTCAATTCCGGAAACGTATATTGGAAAAAAATTATAAATTTGGAAAACTAAAAAATAATAATGAAAGCATCTGTACTTTTAAAATCATCTTTATTGACGTCGTTATTTGTCATTTCATCTTGTGCCACCACAAAATACAGTATGGATACTGCTAAAAACGATTACTCCAATCTCGAGGCAGGAAAAATGTATACAGTCATGATGAGAGATGGTTCAAAAAATCAAAAAATGTTATTCCGTAACGTAGAAGGAGATAATCTGATCGGAACTGCAGGAAAAAAAGACAGTACAGTC from Chryseobacterium sp. SORGH_AS_0447 includes these protein-coding regions:
- a CDS encoding GH3 auxin-responsive promoter family protein, coding for MLNFLKKKAALLWSKKHVRDAEEFKNNAERDQEDLLLSLTDAAKKTLFGREHDFENIRSVKDFQERVKVGDYEMLKPYIERVKKGQANILWTDVPEYFAKTSGTTSGSKYIPISKEGMPFQVKGAQSALFHYIAKKNNSDFVNGKMIFLQGSPELEEVFGIKTGRLSGIVAHHIPQYLQKNRLPSWETNMMEDWEAKVDKIVEETEKENMTLISGIPPWLIMYFEKLTEKHGKKIKQIFPNLQLIVTGGVNYEPYRDKMEELLGGAVDIVQTFPASEGFFAFQDDYTKDGLLLLTNHGIFYEFIPLEEYGKPDAKRLTLKEVELNKDYALILTTNSGLWAYSIGDVVRFIGKNPYRILVSGRTKHFTSAFGEHVIAFEVEEAIKAALEKHPAQITEFHLAPQVNPSEGLPHHEWFIEFEKEPENPELFKQELDDQLRKRNTYYNDLISGNILQKLHIAKLQKNAFQEYAKSQGKLGGQNKIPRLANDRKIADLLEKYKL